CCAATTATTGCCATAACCATGGGTGACCCCGCAGGTATAGGGCCGGAGATCATTGTCAAGGCCTTAGTTGAAAGGGATATCTTCGCTAAGTGTAGGCCCCTGGTATTAGGGGATGAGAAGATCTTCTCTTATACCATCCAGTGGATGAAGGCCCCTTTGGCGATAAAGAGGATAAGGGGGCCTGAGGAAGGGGAGTTTATCCCGGGGATCTTGAACCTCATAGTTCTGACCGACCTCTCCCTTGATGAGGTCCCCTTGGGCATGCCCCAGAGAGAGAGGGGGGAGGCGGCCTATAGATATATTGAGAGGGGGGTGGAGATGGCCCAGGCGGGCATTGTTGACGCCATGGTGACTGCCCCCATCAGCAAGGAGGCCCTAAATTATGCCGGACATCCCTTCCCTGGCCACACAGAGCTCCTGGCGGCCATGACCGGGGCAGAGGATTATGTGATGATGTTGGCCGGCCCCAGGTTGCGCGTGGCCCTGGTGACTATTCATCTCCCCCTCCGAGAGGTTTCCCCTTCCCTGACCATAGGGAGGGTCAAGAGGACCATAGTGACTACCTTTCAAGGGCTGATGGAGTATTTTGGGATCAGGTCCCCTAAGTTGGCTGTGGCGGCCCTCAATCCCCATGCTGGAGAAGGAGGGCTCTTCGGTTCCGAGGAGGGTGAGGTCATTTTACCTGCCATTGAGGAGTGCCGCCGAGAGGGTATCAAGGTAGATGGTCCCCTTCCCTCAGACTCTCTCTTCTTCCACGCCGCTCAGGGGGGGTATGATGCGGTCGTATCCATGTACCATGACCAAGGTTTGATACCCCTCAAGCTGCTCCATTTCAGGGAGGGTGTGAACATTACCCTGGGGTTACCCATCATCAGGACCTCTGTTGATCACGGGACAGGATATGATATAGCTGGCCAGGGGGTGGCTGATCCCACCAGCCTCATCAATGCCATCAAGGTGGCGGCGGAGATGGCCACGGCAAAGAGAGGCAGGAGGTAGGAGATGCATAATTGGGTTATCTTCTTGTTTATAGGTCTGTTAATCGGAACGGCCGGGGGGTTCACCGGCCTGGGAGGTGGGTTTCTTCTCATTCCCATCCTCCTCTTTATGGGTTTCGAGGCCCAGAGGGCCGTAGGGACATCCTTCGCGGTGATCCTTATGATCTCCATCTCCGCCCTTTTTGCACATAGCAAGCTGCAAAACGTGGACTACAGATTGGGGATCCTCCTCGGTCTGGGGGGGATCATCGGCGCCCAAATAGGGGCGAGGTTGGTGGAACTGGTCCCCACGGCTACCTTTAAACGGATCTTCGCCGTTATCTTGGTCCTTATCGCCTTGAGGATCTTTTTTCAGAGATAGTAGACTTTTTTTAAGGCTTTAACTTTAATAGTTCCCAGGTGGCCGCATCTACCACCCCATCAGGCTTCAACCCGTGTTCCCTTTTGAACTCGACGATGGCGGCCCAGGTCTCTCTGTTCCATACGCCATTTACCGCCCCATCGTAATATCCCCTCGTCTTTAATGCCCTTTGGATCTCTATGAGGGGTACATCCACCTTGATCATCACACAGGCGCCACCTGGAGGACAAGTAGGGTTACAGTAAGGTGAACAATGAGGTGCACAGGTGGGGCCACAATGGGGCGCACAGGGGTAGCAAGTGGGGCCGCAGGGTGAACAGGTTGGGCTGCAGGGTGCACATCTCGGGCCACAGGGGGCACAGGTACGGGGGCGCGGAGGACAAGGGACGCATCTCCGGGCCACATCAGTGCCGGAGGCGGATGCGATCTCCGGGGGTTCAAAAAGTCTTTTGAAGCCGAACCACAACCCAGTGTAGAGACCAGCCAGGTACCTCAAAGAGGTCTTGATAAAACTCCTTCGGCTCTCTTTAGCATCCATATCCTCCTCCTTGGTATTTCTGACCTTTCCTTTTTTTAAACGATTTTGCAGAAAATTTCAAGAAAAATTACTTCTTTCTCCACAATCCGCGATATGGGTCATAGAGGCATCGGGGGGGCTTGGCATAGAGGCCTCCCTTTTGGGTATATGCCAAAGGGCGACAATCATGGCACGCGTATCGATATTCACAATCCTGACACACCTCCACCTGCTCCTTGGTCAAGCCCCAGAACTCCTTTAACCTGTTGTCCTGCAGGATGTCTTCCAACCCCTTTTCCAGGACATTTCCTATTACAAGGTCTCGGGCGAATATGCAAGGGATTACCTCCCCTGCCGCAGTTATGGCCAACTTTCCACCCCAACAACTGTTAAATCGTTTGTTGAAATAAAAGGAATACTTATCGGTCCAGAACTTGGCCTCGGTCATCTGGCCGGAAAATTCCTGTGGGAGATTGAAGGGCTGTATCTCACGAGAACACCCCCTTCCCGTGGGTCTGACGGGGTCAGGCATCTTATAATCCACCCCCATCCTTTGCAGGAAGTCCACCGTTGCAGAGAGCTCATCCTGATTGTGCCTCATGGCGATAACGGCCACCCGGACGGGAATGCCGCTATCCCTGAGGCGGGTTATGGCCGCCACTGTCTTGGCGTGGCTTCCCTTCGCCCCTGTGATCAGATCGTGGGTATGGGGGTTAAAAGAATAAAGGGTGGTAGCAATATAAATCCCTCTCTCCCTCAAGAAGGAGATGCTTTCCTTTTTGAAGAGGGTAAGATTGCTGAATATCTCGACGAAAATAAATCCTTGGCTGATGGCAAAATCGACCAATTCGAAGAGGTCCTTCCTCAAAAGAGGTTCACCGCCGATGAACTGGATTTGAGAACAACCGAGACCCCTTGCCTGGAGGATGATCGACTTCCACCCTTCTTCGTTCATCCTGTCGGGCCCTGGGGAGGAGAGGCAATCACCGTAGCAGTGGAGGCAGGAGAGATTGCACTTGGAGGTCACCTCAAGCCAGACAAATTGTAGCTTTGCGTCAGGACCCTCTTCTTCGGGTTCTTCTCTGGGCGGGAAGGGGGCATCAGAGGTCTCCAGAATCCCCAGATCGATCAACTTACCTAGAAATCCCCGGTGTCGTTTCTTTACCACCCCCTTCTCAGCGGACACCAAGACCTTGTGGGCTGAGCGGTTGAGGGAGTAGACCTTCCCCTCTGTAAGGTCATATAATGCGCTTCTGGTTGCCCCTTCTACCAAGATACAATCTTCTTTCAGACGGACGTATTCCACCCTTCCCCTTTATGCCCAGGAGTTTTTTTGCCACAAGATCGATGGCCCTGTCCGGGTCCAACTCCAAGATCGCCATGATATCAAACTCACCGCTGATTACGTATACCTCCCCTACCTCCTCTCTTTGCAATTCACCTTAACAGATAGAAATGATAGCTGTCAATTTTGAAAATTAGACCTCGCGGTGATAGGCCTTATTTTGAGAAGACCCCCTCGACTTGTAAAATAGTGGAAAGTCTGTTTTAATGATTTTCGGAAAAGGGGGTGGGGAGACAGCCAAACCGTAAGATTTCCCTCTGGGCCAGCAAGAGCATCGCCGGCTTCGGTTTCCTAATCATAGGTTTTACGGATGCTTAGAAGGTTGAGAGATTTGGATTGGACATTGGGGATAGATACCGTTCTTATGCGTTTGTTGAACCTCCAGTGTGCAAACCCCTTTTTTAACCGTGTGATATCCCTCTTTTCTGATATCGAGAAGTGGAAGGTCCCTATTTTTTTCTGTTGCTTTTTATCGTGATCAAAGAGCGCCGTAAGGGGGTCCTCATAGTGGCTGGCCTTGGATTGGCCATCCTTTAAAAGATGATCCGATTGTCGTGTTCTTTTAAGGCCTAGATCTGGTTTTTTTCTTTGAGGTCTATGCAAGGATTCTGACGGAGTGAAATGTGATTTCTGAGACCGCTTTTTGGCTTGTCCACACCGTAGGCCAGCTCGGCTACCAAGGTATAGTCCTTTTGATGTTTTTGGAATTCTCCTTTTTCCCCTTTCCCATGGAGGTGGTCATTCCACCAGCAGGCTACTTGGCGGCAAGAGGCGAAATGAACCTATGGATGGTGATCTCAATGGGGATATTGGGAAGCCTCCTTGGTGTCCTTTTCAACTACTGGCTGTCTCTAAATTTTGGCAGGCCCTTCTTCGAGAGGTACGGACGTTATCTATTGATAAGCAAAAGGTCCCTTGATAAGGCAGAGGGTTTCTTTGGCGAACATGGTCATATCACCACCTTTGTGGGGAGGCTTTTGCCGGGGGTCCGGCAGTACATCTCCCTTCCCGCCGGGGTGGCACGGATGAACCTGGCTTTGTTCTGTTTTTTTACAGGACTGGGGGCTGGCATATGGGTGGTGATCTTGGCCTTGGTGGGTTATTGGGTGGGAAACAATCAGGTCCTCATCGCGGCTTATTTGCATCCTTTAACCATTGCTCTTATAGCCCTGAGCGGTCTGTATATATCTGTAAGCTCAGATTACGAAGACACAATTCTTAGTAAGGGGAAAAGAGATGAGAAAAGCAGTAGTCTATCTTCTTGTAATCGTTGCCTTCGGAGGCGTCCTCTTTTTCTACAATCTAGGAGGGTGGGACCTCTGGAACCCAGACGAACCCCGTTACGCCCAGGTCGCAAAGGAGATGCTTTCTGGTCAGGGGTGGCTTGTTCCCCACTTAAACAGTGCCGTCTACTTCGAAAAACCCCCTTTTTTCTTCTGGTCGATCGCCGCAGCCGCAAAGCTACTGGGGGCAATGAATGAATCTGCTGCCCGCCTCCCCTCCGCTATCTTTGCCGTACTCACCTTGATACTCACGTTTTTTATGGGCAAAAGGCTCTTTAATGAGAAGGTAGGTCTCTTTGCCGCCTTGATCCTGGCAACCAACGTAGAATTTTTCTGGCTCGGCCGCAGGGGCGGCATAGATGTTACGCTGACCTTTTTCACCACGGCGGCCATTTTTCTCTTCTACGTGGGTTTTTATCTACAGAGAGGACGGTGGGCCTTTTACTCCTTGGCCTATTGTGCCATGGCTCTAGGGGTGTTGATTAAGGCGCAGGTGGCAGTGATCGTCCCTCTTTTGGTGGTAGGAGGCTATTTCCTCATACAGAGGGAGTTTACATTCTTTAAAGACCGCTCTCACCTTCCCGGATTGGTTCTTTTCCTGACTGTCATAGGGGGATGGATCGTGCTGACTTCTCTCTCTGGAGGAAAAGATTACGTTACGGGACTCCTGTATCATCGGACTACTTTACGATTTTTCCAAGGACCATCCCATCAAAGGCCGATTTATTACTACCTTGCGAGGTTCCCCGGAGACTTTCTGCCCTGGACCATTTTTCTTCCTTCAGCCTTGATCTACGGTCTTTCAGCAAAAGGTCGCAAACGCGAGTTCCTTCCCCCCTTTTTCTGGTTTTTGGTGATATTTGTTTCGTTTAGCCTTTCCAAAGGCAAGCGTGAGATCTACCTTTTACCCCTCTACCCCGCAGTCGCCCTAATGGTTGGATATCTATGGAATGAACTTTCTCTGAGCGCAGAAGGTGCGGAAAAGAAGCTGCTCACAGTGCCCCTCTTTACCATGATCATCATATCAGTCCTTGCAGCCATAGGCCTACCCATTATGGTGGCCTTGAAAGGTCCCCGCTATCTGGAACATCCCTGGGAGATAGGTGTGGTCTTAGGTTTCATCTTGGGTGCAGGGGCGTTACTATGTTCCCTTGCTCAACGCTATCGCCGCCTAGATCTCCCATTTTATTTAATCGTCGCTATGATGTTTGCCCTTGGCCTTTATTCTACGGCCCGCATATTCCCGGAGATCAACCCATACAAGTCTGCCCGTCCTATCTCTCAGGCAATCGTCAGTATCATGAGACCAGGAGATCAGCTTGGGGTCTATAGACTTCAAGGATCGGAGTATAACTACTATACCGGGCTAGAAAAAATCACAAGGGCCGAAACCGAGGAACAACTGAACGATTTTCTCCGTTCGCCTCAGAGGATTTTTTGCATTATGCGGAAAAGACACTATGAAAGACTGAAGGGAGGTTCCACCCTTCAGTTCTATATGGTCCTCAAGAGACAAGTGGGACACAGATGTTTGGTCGTCATCAGCAACCGCAATACGGACAAGAAAATGTAAGAGGTAAGAACCCTTGCTAAACCTCATGCAAATAGAAAATGGTAAGTAATATCATTCAGTTAACTGCATGGAAGAAACATCCCCGCAGTCAGTGGATCTTCCTTGAACACTTTTTTGGGGATTGAAAAAATTGGAAAATGGGTTTGTAATGAAGGGAATGGGCCGCTACAGAATTTCAACTAAGAATGGGATTGACTCGTAATGAATCTTTTTTGTGAAAATTGACACCAAATTTGTTTATACGGACATTCTCGATGGACATCTCTATTGTGATACCTGTCTATAATGAGGAAGAAAGCCTCAGGCCCCTTATTTCTGAATTGGGGGGTGTATTGAATGGATTGGACAGATCCTATGAGATCATCTTCGTGGATGACGGGAGTCAAGATCGGAGCTTTGAGATATTGAAGGAGGCTGCTTCATTGGATCCAAAGATAAGGGCAATCCGCTTCAAGGAGAACAAGGGGCAGACAGCGGCCTTCGATGCCGGTTTTAAGGCCGCCCAAGGGGATATTGTGGTGACCATGGATGCCGATCTACAAAACGACCCCCAAGACATATCGCCTCTTTTGGGAAAGATAGGGGAGTTCGATGTAGTATGTGGATGGAGGCACAAGAGAAAAGATCCGTGGATAAAGATTGCATCCTCTAACATAGCCAACCGCGTAAGGAATAAGCTGAGCCAAG
The Deltaproteobacteria bacterium DNA segment above includes these coding regions:
- the pdxA gene encoding 4-hydroxythreonine-4-phosphate dehydrogenase PdxA, whose protein sequence is MPSPIIAITMGDPAGIGPEIIVKALVERDIFAKCRPLVLGDEKIFSYTIQWMKAPLAIKRIRGPEEGEFIPGILNLIVLTDLSLDEVPLGMPQRERGEAAYRYIERGVEMAQAGIVDAMVTAPISKEALNYAGHPFPGHTELLAAMTGAEDYVMMLAGPRLRVALVTIHLPLREVSPSLTIGRVKRTIVTTFQGLMEYFGIRSPKLAVAALNPHAGEGGLFGSEEGEVILPAIEECRREGIKVDGPLPSDSLFFHAAQGGYDAVVSMYHDQGLIPLKLLHFREGVNITLGLPIIRTSVDHGTGYDIAGQGVADPTSLINAIKVAAEMATAKRGRR
- a CDS encoding sulfite exporter TauE/SafE family protein, whose product is MHNWVIFLFIGLLIGTAGGFTGLGGGFLLIPILLFMGFEAQRAVGTSFAVILMISISALFAHSKLQNVDYRLGILLGLGGIIGAQIGARLVELVPTATFKRIFAVILVLIALRIFFQR
- a CDS encoding peptidoglycan-binding protein, with amino-acid sequence MDAKESRRSFIKTSLRYLAGLYTGLWFGFKRLFEPPEIASASGTDVARRCVPCPPRPRTCAPCGPRCAPCSPTCSPCGPTCYPCAPHCGPTCAPHCSPYCNPTCPPGGACVMIKVDVPLIEIQRALKTRGYYDGAVNGVWNRETWAAIVEFKREHGLKPDGVVDAATWELLKLKP
- a CDS encoding radical SAM protein, translating into MVEGATRSALYDLTEGKVYSLNRSAHKVLVSAEKGVVKKRHRGFLGKLIDLGILETSDAPFPPREEPEEEGPDAKLQFVWLEVTSKCNLSCLHCYGDCLSSPGPDRMNEEGWKSIILQARGLGCSQIQFIGGEPLLRKDLFELVDFAISQGFIFVEIFSNLTLFKKESISFLRERGIYIATTLYSFNPHTHDLITGAKGSHAKTVAAITRLRDSGIPVRVAVIAMRHNQDELSATVDFLQRMGVDYKMPDPVRPTGRGCSREIQPFNLPQEFSGQMTEAKFWTDKYSFYFNKRFNSCWGGKLAITAAGEVIPCIFARDLVIGNVLEKGLEDILQDNRLKEFWGLTKEQVEVCQDCEYRYACHDCRPLAYTQKGGLYAKPPRCLYDPYRGLWRKK
- a CDS encoding glycosyltransferase family 39 protein, whose translation is MRKAVVYLLVIVAFGGVLFFYNLGGWDLWNPDEPRYAQVAKEMLSGQGWLVPHLNSAVYFEKPPFFFWSIAAAAKLLGAMNESAARLPSAIFAVLTLILTFFMGKRLFNEKVGLFAALILATNVEFFWLGRRGGIDVTLTFFTTAAIFLFYVGFYLQRGRWAFYSLAYCAMALGVLIKAQVAVIVPLLVVGGYFLIQREFTFFKDRSHLPGLVLFLTVIGGWIVLTSLSGGKDYVTGLLYHRTTLRFFQGPSHQRPIYYYLARFPGDFLPWTIFLPSALIYGLSAKGRKREFLPPFFWFLVIFVSFSLSKGKREIYLLPLYPAVALMVGYLWNELSLSAEGAEKKLLTVPLFTMIIISVLAAIGLPIMVALKGPRYLEHPWEIGVVLGFILGAGALLCSLAQRYRRLDLPFYLIVAMMFALGLYSTARIFPEINPYKSARPISQAIVSIMRPGDQLGVYRLQGSEYNYYTGLEKITRAETEEQLNDFLRSPQRIFCIMRKRHYERLKGGSTLQFYMVLKRQVGHRCLVVISNRNTDKKM
- a CDS encoding glycosyltransferase family 2 protein; translated protein: MDISIVIPVYNEEESLRPLISELGGVLNGLDRSYEIIFVDDGSQDRSFEILKEAASLDPKIRAIRFKENKGQTAAFDAGFKAAQGDIVVTMDADLQNDPQDISPLLGKIGEFDVVCGWRHKRKDPWIKIASSNIANRVRNKLSQEDIVDTGCSLKAYRRECLERLKLFNGMHRFLPTLMKMEGFKVTQIKVNHRPRRFGKTKYNIRNRIIRSFIDLLAVRWMKRRRLDYEIEEVIR